From one uncultured Fibrobacter sp. genomic stretch:
- the leuA2 gene encoding 2-isopropylmalate synthase LeuA2, translating to MSENKNTIERQPFFYDVTLRDGNQALPKPWNNAQKKDVYLQLLKLGVQGAEVGFPASSEMDFESCKELAQLTAKMAEEGDEVAKRIVVSGLARCVESDIQRCWEAVQYAPHPRIHTFLATSPLSMEHVLHMTPEQVKEKAVHCVKFAKSLVGDKGDVEFSAEHFGDCLENMDFVIDVLKAVVEAGATTINLPNTVERYRPFLYVNQIKQVYEALPKNITISVHCHNDLGMATAATVESFFVGATQLEVALNGLGERCGNTNFYEVAVALHNSGVNTGLHMERIYETAILISQWSGISIYSRAPLIGAEAIVHRSGIHQDGASKTKDMKKGAYRPIDYSIIGRHQNDSLSFTSQSGRTAVYEIITKFGYKMSLAEAAELQPILKACSEKEGELSAERVLDVFREHFVNVNGRLIFNNIEVVPDENRFIFHFKKDGEALVKSVTAEGPIEAALMLMREIGMPVELVKYRQLVVPEKDKMWAGRGLSRIVLKANNVEVEGRGVSSDTLKANMRALFGGVNLLYKKQ from the coding sequence ATGAGCGAAAATAAGAACACGATTGAAAGACAACCCTTCTTTTACGACGTCACTCTGCGTGACGGTAACCAGGCGCTCCCGAAGCCCTGGAACAATGCCCAGAAAAAGGACGTGTACCTGCAACTCTTGAAACTCGGCGTGCAGGGCGCTGAAGTCGGTTTTCCGGCTTCGTCCGAAATGGATTTCGAATCGTGTAAGGAGCTTGCCCAGCTGACCGCCAAGATGGCTGAGGAAGGCGACGAAGTCGCAAAGCGTATCGTGGTCTCTGGCTTGGCCCGCTGTGTGGAAAGCGATATCCAGCGCTGCTGGGAAGCAGTGCAGTATGCTCCGCATCCGCGTATCCACACCTTCCTTGCCACAAGCCCGCTCTCTATGGAACATGTGCTGCACATGACTCCGGAACAGGTGAAGGAAAAGGCCGTTCATTGCGTGAAGTTTGCAAAGTCGCTCGTGGGTGACAAGGGCGATGTGGAATTCAGCGCCGAACATTTTGGCGACTGCCTCGAAAACATGGATTTCGTGATTGATGTGCTGAAGGCCGTGGTCGAAGCCGGTGCGACGACCATCAACCTGCCGAATACGGTCGAACGTTATCGTCCGTTCCTGTACGTGAATCAAATCAAGCAGGTGTACGAAGCCCTGCCGAAGAATATCACGATTTCAGTCCACTGCCACAACGACTTGGGTATGGCAACGGCTGCGACCGTCGAAAGTTTCTTCGTGGGTGCGACCCAGCTGGAAGTTGCCCTGAATGGTCTCGGTGAACGTTGCGGCAACACGAACTTCTACGAAGTCGCAGTCGCGCTGCATAACTCCGGCGTGAATACGGGCCTGCACATGGAACGCATTTATGAAACGGCTATCTTGATTTCTCAGTGGTCGGGTATCAGCATCTATAGTCGCGCTCCGTTGATTGGTGCCGAAGCGATCGTGCACCGTAGCGGCATCCACCAGGATGGCGCCTCTAAGACGAAGGACATGAAGAAGGGCGCCTACCGCCCGATCGATTACTCGATTATCGGTCGTCACCAGAACGATTCGCTCAGCTTCACCAGCCAGAGTGGCCGTACCGCCGTTTATGAAATCATCACGAAGTTCGGCTACAAGATGTCTCTCGCCGAAGCCGCCGAACTGCAGCCGATTCTGAAGGCTTGCAGCGAAAAGGAAGGCGAACTGTCTGCCGAACGCGTGCTGGATGTGTTCCGCGAACATTTCGTGAATGTGAATGGTCGCCTGATTTTCAACAACATCGAAGTCGTGCCCGACGAAAACCGCTTTATCTTCCACTTCAAGAAGGATGGCGAAGCTTTGGTGAAGTCCGTGACGGCCGAAGGCCCGATCGAAGCTGCCCTCATGCTCATGCGTGAAATCGGCATGCCGGTGGAACTCGTGAAGTATCGCCAGCTCGTTGTGCCTGAAAAGGACAAGATGTGGGCTGGCCGAGGTCTCAGCCGCATTGTGCTGAAGGCGAACAACGTCGAAGTCGAAGGCCGCGGTGTGTCAAGCGATACGCTCAAGGCAAACATGCGCGCTCTCTTCGGTGGCGTGAACCTGCTGTATAAAAAGCAGTAG
- a CDS encoding fibrobacter succinogenes major paralogous domain-containing protein translates to MNSFACCFKGMMLVLLSFLFVACGDNGSSSGAEDEIPFSNEIASSSSYQLLLSSADAEGESSSSEMQTEPSSSSFVKTWDYLNPEISYEEIVDKRDSQVYKIVKIGNQWWMAENLNYRYLEPNYKVDSSSFCYNDSIQYCEKYGRLYLWSAAVDGAGLFSDNAKGCGYGEHCEPILPVRGACPEGWHLPDWDDWSELFDFVGGQGAASKALKSKMGWKDGANGPDAYGMALFPAGVRSMVDFGMYSCLDCYVEFWVSSYKDDYMSQSLSFGKEGLGFGQGTQDYAHSVRCIKDFDATDIASSSSVSSSSNDAPESSSSHEESSSSRNNERTYTDSRDGQVYRAVKIGEMEWMAQNLNYETENSYCAYTSPDSCAKYGRYYKWADAVGKTEEECGEGHECGLVNYDYAEGICPTGWHLPSQKEWYALMDAIDGQKPTTTKMLKAKDGWSDGAEGTDDYGFSAYPGGLWYGDDDFFYEKSAYFWVSTEYSADLAISARIEEDNTIWVPPEYKHFGMNVRCIRN, encoded by the coding sequence ATGAATTCTTTTGCATGTTGCTTTAAAGGAATGATGCTTGTTTTGTTGTCGTTTCTTTTTGTTGCTTGTGGCGACAACGGCTCGAGCTCGGGAGCAGAAGATGAAATTCCCTTTTCGAACGAGATCGCTTCGAGCAGTTCGTACCAACTGCTCCTATCTTCTGCAGATGCAGAAGGGGAGTCGTCGTCGAGTGAAATGCAGACTGAACCGTCCAGCAGCAGCTTTGTGAAAACCTGGGATTACTTGAATCCCGAAATTTCTTACGAGGAGATTGTCGATAAGCGCGACAGCCAGGTCTACAAGATTGTGAAAATCGGCAATCAGTGGTGGATGGCAGAAAACTTGAATTACCGCTATCTGGAGCCCAACTATAAAGTCGATTCGAGCAGTTTCTGCTACAACGATTCCATCCAGTATTGCGAAAAGTATGGTCGTCTGTACCTGTGGAGCGCTGCGGTTGATGGTGCGGGGCTGTTTTCCGACAACGCTAAGGGATGTGGCTACGGGGAGCATTGTGAACCGATTTTACCAGTGCGGGGAGCCTGTCCCGAAGGCTGGCATTTGCCCGATTGGGACGATTGGAGTGAATTGTTCGATTTTGTGGGAGGACAGGGCGCTGCTTCTAAGGCTCTAAAATCGAAGATGGGCTGGAAGGATGGTGCTAATGGTCCTGACGCTTATGGCATGGCTCTGTTTCCGGCCGGTGTCCGGAGCATGGTGGATTTTGGCATGTATTCATGTTTGGACTGTTATGTTGAATTTTGGGTATCCTCGTATAAAGACGATTATATGTCACAAAGTTTGAGTTTTGGCAAGGAAGGACTAGGTTTTGGTCAGGGAACACAGGATTATGCCCATTCGGTCCGCTGCATCAAGGATTTTGATGCGACTGATATTGCCTCTTCCTCGTCGGTTTCGAGTAGCTCAAATGATGCACCGGAATCGTCCTCGTCCCATGAAGAATCGTCTTCTTCTCGCAATAATGAGAGGACTTATACGGATTCCCGCGATGGTCAGGTTTACAGGGCGGTGAAGATTGGTGAGATGGAATGGATGGCACAGAACTTGAACTACGAAACGGAAAACAGCTATTGTGCCTATACCTCTCCCGATAGCTGCGCCAAGTACGGTCGCTATTATAAATGGGCAGATGCCGTTGGCAAAACTGAAGAAGAATGCGGTGAAGGCCACGAGTGCGGACTCGTTAACTACGACTATGCTGAGGGAATTTGTCCTACCGGTTGGCATCTTCCGTCGCAAAAGGAATGGTACGCCCTTATGGATGCTATTGACGGTCAAAAACCAACGACGACGAAAATGCTGAAGGCGAAAGATGGTTGGTCTGATGGGGCCGAAGGTACCGACGATTACGGCTTTTCTGCTTACCCCGGTGGATTATGGTATGGTGATGACGACTTTTTCTATGAAAAAAGTGCCTATTTCTGGGTGTCTACGGAGTACTCCGCTGATTTGGCAATTTCTGCGAGAATTGAAGAAGACAACACCATTTGGGTTCCGCCCGAGTATAAGCATTTTGGGATGAATGTCCGCTGCATCAGGAATTAG
- a CDS encoding roadblock/LC7 domain-containing protein, with product MSDFTIYSDDAAKVQRLMTAYQASVKAEYIVLCHRDGSIIAEVGSLGIDATPLAVLSTASFDSARQVGMMLGGENFQAVSFSGENRSIYIAPVDQALLLVQIFPGSKLPNRIEDFNRLLVEKLVDAVPAFTQNTSRLVR from the coding sequence ATGAGCGATTTTACCATTTATTCTGATGATGCCGCCAAGGTCCAGCGTTTAATGACTGCCTACCAGGCGAGTGTCAAGGCCGAATATATTGTTCTTTGCCATCGTGACGGATCGATTATTGCTGAAGTTGGCTCTTTGGGTATCGATGCTACTCCGCTTGCCGTGCTTAGCACCGCTTCGTTCGACTCTGCCCGCCAGGTGGGTATGATGCTCGGTGGCGAAAACTTCCAGGCTGTGTCTTTCTCGGGTGAAAACCGTTCCATCTACATTGCTCCTGTAGACCAGGCGCTCTTGTTGGTGCAGATTTTCCCGGGCTCCAAGCTTCCGAACCGTATCGAAGACTTTAACCGCCTGTTGGTCGAAAAACTGGTCGACGCTGTTCCTGCCTTTACGCAGAACACCAGCCGTCTGGTTCGTTAA
- a CDS encoding pyridoxal phosphate-dependent aminotransferase, translated as MKLSSRLPKDLSPSPFFAELERAKACAKKDAAEGGLSFIDMTVSSPVKAGLPIDLDAVVESARNGFGCWNPDAAGWKSAREAVVEYYRERGGNFTAGQIILTASTSEAYSVLFKTFCDPGDVILTPMPGYPLLDTLAQLEHLECAPYFLQLKREKSSFRFVLDSDSLLAAPEKAKILLLVSPHNPTGHCVSREEWNVAVRFCEENDMILVVDEVFGDYGFSNKAQRSWKYVLGEEHLWDAGGNDLINLPENGPKCPIFWLNGLSKAVGSPQLKLGWMAFYAPRERFEEIRAALEFVEDAYLSVSAPAQALGMSLLPKAAVYEAQVKERLLANWQTLREAFPAKYCPEVLGGWYAVVRLGEDDEELTLRLLKEKHVLVQPGFFFDFDEDGWVVISLLQEPATFKEAVQRMKELQ; from the coding sequence ATGAAGCTTTCATCCCGACTCCCCAAAGATCTGTCTCCATCGCCGTTCTTTGCTGAACTGGAACGCGCGAAGGCGTGTGCGAAAAAGGATGCTGCCGAGGGCGGTCTTTCGTTCATCGACATGACGGTTTCTTCGCCTGTGAAGGCGGGGCTGCCGATTGATTTGGACGCGGTGGTGGAGTCGGCTCGAAATGGCTTCGGTTGCTGGAATCCGGACGCGGCTGGCTGGAAGTCGGCACGCGAAGCGGTGGTGGAATATTACCGTGAGCGCGGTGGTAACTTTACCGCAGGCCAGATTATTCTGACCGCAAGTACCAGCGAAGCTTACTCTGTTTTGTTCAAGACTTTCTGCGATCCGGGCGACGTGATTCTGACGCCGATGCCGGGATATCCGCTCTTGGACACTCTTGCGCAGTTGGAACATTTGGAATGTGCTCCGTATTTTCTGCAACTGAAGCGAGAGAAGTCTTCTTTTAGATTCGTTCTTGATTCCGACAGTTTGCTGGCTGCTCCGGAAAAGGCGAAGATTTTGCTGCTGGTTTCGCCGCATAACCCGACGGGTCATTGCGTTTCTCGCGAAGAATGGAATGTGGCGGTTCGCTTCTGCGAAGAAAACGACATGATTCTCGTGGTCGATGAAGTCTTCGGCGATTACGGCTTTTCGAACAAGGCCCAGCGCAGTTGGAAGTACGTTTTAGGCGAGGAACATCTCTGGGATGCTGGCGGTAACGACTTGATCAACCTTCCTGAAAACGGTCCCAAGTGCCCGATATTCTGGCTGAACGGCTTAAGCAAGGCCGTAGGCTCGCCGCAGCTCAAGCTCGGATGGATGGCCTTCTACGCCCCGCGTGAACGATTCGAAGAAATCCGCGCGGCTCTCGAATTTGTAGAAGACGCTTACTTGAGCGTGTCCGCTCCGGCGCAGGCTCTCGGCATGTCGCTGTTGCCCAAGGCCGCGGTCTACGAAGCTCAAGTCAAGGAACGCCTGCTTGCCAACTGGCAGACGCTCCGCGAAGCGTTCCCGGCCAAGTACTGCCCCGAGGTTTTGGGCGGCTGGTATGCGGTCGTGCGCCTCGGCGAAGACGACGAGGAACTCACGCTTCGCCTGCTCAAAGAAAAGCATGTGCTGGTGCAGCCCGGATTCTTCTTCGATTTCGACGAAGACGGTTGGGTGGTGATTAGCTTGCTGCAAGAACCCGCAACTTTCAAGGAAGCGGTGCAGCGAATGAAAGAACTGCAATAG
- the rpsT gene encoding 30S ribosomal protein S20: MPQHKSCKKRLLQAEKANAMNRSTRSAIRTALKAVRSATSKEEALKAMPALFSMLDKAAAKGRAGFCANRVANYKAKAAKVVNGLA, from the coding sequence GTGCCTCAACACAAATCTTGCAAAAAGCGTCTGCTTCAGGCCGAAAAGGCCAATGCCATGAACCGTTCTACCCGTTCCGCTATCCGCACCGCCCTCAAGGCTGTCCGTAGCGCAACTTCTAAGGAAGAAGCCCTCAAGGCCATGCCGGCTCTGTTCAGCATGCTCGACAAGGCTGCTGCCAAGGGTCGTGCCGGTTTCTGCGCTAACCGCGTCGCTAACTACAAGGCCAAGGCCGCTAAGGTCGTTAACGGTCTCGCCTAA
- a CDS encoding T9SS type A sorting domain-containing protein: MNMVSTGSKMVSRVALGVALLGFAGAYAQVTLSSAEGWLESAFAEWASDGSDSYNVYYSGAGASNVKVDGQLVRKYGSKYRVDVVGLKAGSYTLKVASVKGGKEGASTTSKSLTVKAHDRAGFAFSNGHVPGAYKTDGTLKSGAVVLYITESTKNTVKLDVVTSSKGAVTECVGLQNILTAFKKGYDTRPLAIRLIGNVTDPEVTDKGDILIDMGKKEGGAMTIEGIGNDATANGWGIRVKNAFDVEIRNIGVMNVDSDEGDNIGLQQDNQYIWVHNCDFFYGHAGSDKDQVKGDGALDCKKSTYVTFSYNHFWDNGKSNLLGLSEGTTDGLYITYHHNWYDHSDSRHPRVRFYSAHVYNNYYDGVAKYGAGSTKGSSVFMEANYFRNCKYPMMTSMQGSDVYAGGTTRDTKNNPTFSSEDGGTIKAYNNHMEGSYTFIPYGASKYVLKGSETAAGSIDTKADFDAYVVSSRNDKVPNTVKSYAGANTYNNFDTDNSVMYSYTADSPAQAMANVRAYAGRVQGGDFKWTFDNSVDDAAYEVNQKLKDALMAYKGSNGEVMEYASSSSVKPESSSSVQSSSSEAKSSSSEAKSSSSEEVSSSSEAKSSSSQEEVESSSSEQSQAIAVKMQVASPMRYIASESRLEINADVRRLNIFDVNGHVVKMSTEAVSQSSVDLSGLKPGIYLVRLVAGGKAYQQKIVKR, from the coding sequence ATGAATATGGTTTCAACAGGTTCCAAAATGGTTTCTAGGGTGGCGCTTGGTGTTGCGTTGCTCGGATTTGCCGGGGCTTATGCCCAGGTGACGCTCAGCTCTGCCGAAGGCTGGCTCGAATCGGCTTTTGCCGAATGGGCTTCCGATGGTTCGGACAGCTACAATGTTTACTATTCGGGCGCGGGCGCAAGCAACGTCAAAGTAGACGGCCAGCTCGTTCGCAAGTACGGCTCCAAGTACCGTGTTGACGTGGTCGGCCTCAAGGCCGGTAGCTATACGCTTAAGGTGGCCTCCGTCAAGGGCGGCAAAGAAGGCGCTTCGACGACTTCGAAGTCCCTTACCGTCAAGGCGCATGATCGCGCAGGCTTTGCCTTTAGCAACGGCCATGTTCCGGGCGCTTACAAGACCGATGGTACGCTCAAGAGCGGCGCCGTGGTTCTCTACATCACGGAATCGACTAAGAATACGGTCAAGCTCGATGTGGTGACGAGCAGCAAGGGTGCCGTAACAGAATGCGTGGGCCTCCAGAATATCTTGACGGCGTTCAAGAAGGGCTACGATACGCGTCCGCTCGCCATTCGCTTGATTGGCAACGTGACCGACCCCGAAGTGACCGACAAGGGTGACATTCTGATTGACATGGGTAAAAAGGAAGGCGGCGCCATGACGATCGAAGGTATCGGTAACGACGCTACGGCAAACGGCTGGGGCATCCGTGTCAAGAACGCTTTCGATGTTGAAATCCGCAACATCGGTGTTATGAATGTCGATTCCGACGAAGGCGACAACATTGGCCTGCAGCAGGATAACCAGTACATTTGGGTGCACAACTGCGACTTCTTCTACGGCCATGCGGGTAGCGATAAGGACCAGGTCAAGGGCGATGGTGCCTTGGACTGCAAAAAGTCCACCTACGTGACCTTCAGCTACAACCACTTCTGGGATAACGGTAAGTCGAACTTGCTCGGCCTTTCCGAAGGTACGACTGACGGTCTCTACATCACTTATCACCACAACTGGTACGACCATTCCGATAGCCGCCACCCGCGCGTGCGCTTCTACAGCGCCCATGTGTACAATAACTACTACGATGGCGTGGCCAAATACGGCGCTGGTTCTACGAAGGGCTCTTCCGTGTTCATGGAAGCGAACTACTTCCGTAATTGCAAGTACCCGATGATGACGTCTATGCAGGGAAGCGACGTGTATGCTGGCGGCACCACTCGCGATACCAAGAACAATCCGACATTCAGCAGCGAAGATGGCGGTACGATCAAGGCTTATAACAACCACATGGAAGGTTCTTACACGTTCATTCCGTATGGTGCAAGCAAGTATGTGCTCAAGGGCTCTGAAACGGCTGCTGGCTCCATCGATACCAAGGCCGACTTTGACGCCTACGTGGTTTCTAGCCGCAACGACAAGGTTCCGAATACGGTCAAGTCTTATGCCGGTGCGAATACCTACAACAACTTCGATACCGACAATTCCGTGATGTACAGCTACACGGCGGATTCTCCGGCGCAGGCCATGGCGAATGTGCGTGCCTATGCGGGCCGCGTGCAGGGAGGTGATTTCAAGTGGACCTTTGACAACTCGGTGGACGATGCCGCTTACGAAGTGAACCAGAAACTGAAAGATGCCTTGATGGCTTACAAGGGCAGCAACGGCGAAGTCATGGAATATGCAAGTTCTTCTTCAGTGAAGCCGGAATCCAGCTCGTCGGTGCAGTCTTCCAGCTCTGAGGCGAAGTCTTCAAGTTCCGAAGCCAAGTCCTCTAGCTCCGAAGAGGTTTCGTCTAGTTCCGAGGCAAAGTCCTCCAGCTCTCAGGAAGAAGTGGAAAGTTCTTCGAGCGAACAATCCCAGGCGATTGCCGTTAAGATGCAGGTTGCTTCTCCGATGCGCTACATTGCTAGCGAAAGCCGTCTTGAAATCAATGCGGATGTGCGCCGCCTGAACATTTTCGATGTGAATGGCCATGTCGTAAAGATGTCGACCGAGGCGGTATCGCAGTCGAGCGTAGACCTGAGTGGCCTTAAGCCGGGAATTTACCTGGTGCGCCTGGTGGCAGGCGGCAAGGCTTACCAGCAAAAAATTGTGAAACGATAG
- a CDS encoding mechanosensitive ion channel family protein, translated as MDSIRLFLETRFGGILDHSVIQRLFIAMLLLVAARLLLIFLKHVISHAENRGLDSSAKPLVYSLFSYCIYIVTLLLVLHVLGVNTAGIVALVGAASLAVGLALKDALANIASGLLLLFLRPFKAGDYIECGNIKGNIIGIGLFNTTLRTLDGLYVSSPNTSLWGQPIVNFSKNPLRRLEITVGIDYGDSPEKALDIMRDVVAGEPLFMRKPEPQFFVSGLEDSAVNVTFRAWTRTQDYFNLRWKYTAEIKKRFVEEKITIPFPQRVVHFVDRPQGPV; from the coding sequence ATGGATTCGATTAGGCTTTTTCTTGAAACCCGTTTTGGCGGAATCCTGGATCATTCCGTGATTCAACGCCTGTTTATCGCGATGCTGCTTTTGGTGGCGGCGCGTCTTCTTTTGATTTTCTTGAAGCATGTCATTAGCCATGCCGAAAACCGTGGGCTTGATTCCTCGGCTAAACCGCTGGTTTATTCGCTATTCTCGTACTGCATCTACATCGTTACTTTGTTGTTAGTGCTGCATGTGCTGGGCGTGAATACCGCAGGCATTGTGGCTCTGGTGGGCGCGGCGAGCTTGGCCGTGGGCCTCGCTTTGAAAGATGCCTTGGCGAACATTGCTTCGGGCTTGCTTTTGTTGTTCCTTCGCCCCTTTAAGGCCGGTGACTACATTGAATGCGGCAACATCAAGGGAAACATCATTGGAATTGGGCTTTTCAATACCACGCTCCGCACGCTGGACGGTTTATACGTTTCTTCGCCGAATACCTCGCTGTGGGGCCAACCGATTGTGAACTTTAGCAAGAATCCGCTCCGCAGGCTTGAAATTACGGTTGGGATTGACTACGGCGATTCCCCGGAAAAGGCACTCGACATCATGCGCGACGTGGTGGCGGGCGAGCCCCTGTTCATGCGCAAGCCGGAACCCCAGTTCTTTGTTTCGGGCCTCGAAGATAGCGCCGTGAACGTGACTTTTAGGGCCTGGACCCGTACTCAGGATTATTTTAACTTGCGCTGGAAATATACCGCCGAAATCAAGAAACGCTTTGTTGAAGAAAAAATTACAATTCCTTTCCCGCAGCGTGTTGTCCATTTCGTGGATCGCCCCCAAGGCCCAGTTTAA
- a CDS encoding DegT/DnrJ/EryC1/StrS aminotransferase family protein has translation MISFVNLTAQREKYRFELEKAEREVLDSGCYIGGPQVAALEKELSEYLGGNTHSITCASGTDALTIALMTMDLHPGDEVIVPDFTFIAPAECVALLGGIPKFADIDRETLQIAPKSVKELIGPRTKGIIAVNLFGQCAPFKELREIATEHKLWIIEDSAQAFGARTNQMACTFGDIAITSFYPSKPLGCYGDGGALFTANEDYAQKIRMIANHGSAGRYQHEIAGMNSRLDALQAAVLRVKLRHLDEELGVRRQNAAKYDAFFAEYNRTAAAGEKIVPQKIENGCKCTYAQYTVLAENREGFIQKLKAAEIPYCIHYPSALRYQYCFRQYLKEPLGGIIWLEEDHPDPNSVKVSRKVISLPVCAFTDVTEIIEKLKAHL, from the coding sequence ATGATTTCCTTTGTAAATTTAACTGCACAACGCGAAAAATACCGTTTTGAACTGGAAAAAGCCGAACGAGAGGTATTGGACAGCGGTTGTTACATAGGAGGCCCCCAGGTAGCAGCTCTCGAAAAGGAACTTTCGGAGTATTTGGGCGGAAACACCCACTCGATTACCTGCGCAAGCGGCACAGACGCCCTCACTATCGCCCTGATGACCATGGACTTACACCCTGGTGACGAGGTGATTGTCCCCGACTTTACCTTTATCGCCCCTGCAGAATGCGTCGCCCTTCTCGGCGGCATTCCCAAATTTGCCGATATTGACCGAGAAACCCTGCAAATTGCCCCTAAAAGCGTCAAAGAACTGATTGGACCGCGCACCAAGGGCATCATCGCAGTAAACCTGTTCGGCCAGTGCGCCCCTTTTAAGGAATTGCGCGAAATCGCAACGGAACACAAGCTCTGGATTATCGAGGACAGCGCACAGGCATTCGGGGCCAGGACAAACCAGATGGCATGCACCTTCGGAGACATCGCCATTACCAGCTTTTACCCGAGCAAGCCCCTCGGCTGCTACGGGGACGGCGGAGCACTCTTTACCGCGAACGAAGATTACGCCCAAAAGATCCGCATGATTGCAAACCACGGAAGCGCCGGGCGCTACCAGCACGAAATTGCCGGCATGAACAGCAGGCTTGACGCACTGCAGGCGGCAGTTCTCAGAGTCAAGCTCAGGCACTTGGATGAAGAACTTGGGGTCAGGCGCCAAAACGCGGCCAAGTACGACGCCTTTTTCGCCGAATACAACCGCACTGCAGCCGCCGGCGAAAAGATTGTTCCACAAAAAATCGAAAATGGATGCAAGTGCACCTACGCCCAGTATACGGTTTTGGCCGAGAATCGCGAAGGTTTTATTCAGAAACTGAAAGCAGCAGAGATTCCCTACTGCATCCACTACCCCAGCGCCCTGCGGTATCAGTATTGCTTTAGACAATATCTCAAGGAACCACTAGGTGGCATTATTTGGCTCGAAGAAGACCACCCTGATCCGAATTCGGTTAAGGTTTCAAGGAAGGTCATCAGTTTGCCGGTCTGCGCCTTCACCGATGTTACTGAAATTATCGAAAAGCTAAAGGCCCACCTGTAG